A segment of the Malassezia restricta chromosome V, complete sequence genome:
GTATGAGTGCTGTGGAATCCACGCATGTACGTCGCGTTTGTCTGAGCCAGGCGGGGCATCACGACCGAGCGACGACCGGCAGACGACACCGTGACGAGTGAGCGTCTCATGGTCGAACACTTGGCCTGGAAGGCACGCGGAAGCAAGCGCAGACTTCCAGGAGCTGTACACATGAAGCCAGAACTAAGTTGGCCTAGACCTGTCGTTGGCATGAGAGTCGCGCCAGTCACACGCTGCCTTCGACGTCAAGTGGCGTTGGAAACAAATGGTACGTAAAAGAAGCCTTTTTACTAGCTTGGACATTATGAAAGAGCACGTGGCTTTAATAGAGGTGCGTCACCTAGGTTACAGTTGAGCGTTCGAGCCACGCTGAAGGGTGTCGAGAAAGGCACGAGAATAGCTGGCGTCAGACGATGCGTGCTTACCGTTGGCACTGCTCAAACACGGTGTAGAAGGCACTTGTACCAATCTCGAGGGTGAGTCGCGAATATACGTACATAATAGGGATCCATCACCGTGGCATTGTCGTCACTGGTATATGAGTCGATTGGATGAACCTACAATGCAGAAAATAGTTTAACCCTGTTATCGTGAGTAGCATTTACGCACTGTGCTTTGGAGTCCTTTGGTTGCATGCGCTGTAGATTTTTGACATTATTGGTGCTGGGTGAGCGAGAGGTCAACGTACTCCATGCCGAAAATATAGAGAAACTTGTAAAAGTCATCCCGAGTGATGGCCCGGGCGATATGGTTAATGGGAACTTGGTTCTCTTGGCAGACTTTTACCGTGCTTGTGTGAGTATGACTGGGCACGTACGTGGAGTGAGGTTCTTCGCCTTCATGATAGTCGGCGGTCCCGCAACTGTCAATCACGCCAAAATGgtcgtcggcgcgctgcttctgTACCGCATGGCGAAAGACGGCTTCCGCCATAGGACTTCGGCAGATATTACCCAAACAACAGAAGAGGACATTGATCGGTTCAGGCGACATGGCGATTCGTTCTGGCGGTGTTTGGTCGAAAACGGAC
Coding sequences within it:
- a CDS encoding low molecular weight phosphotyrosine protein phosphatase, which translates into the protein MSPEPINVLFCCLGNICRSPMAEAVFRHAVQKQRADDHFGVIDSCGTADYHEGEEPHSTTVKVCQENQVPINHIARAITRDDFYKFLYIFGMDTNNVKNLQRMQPKDSKAQVKLFSAFDDNATVMDPYYIGTSAFYTVFEQCQRYSRAFLDTLQRGSNAQL